TCGATCAAATCAGTGCTGATATAGCAGCCGGTAAAGAGGTCTACCAAGCGGTATTTGATTCTACCGTTAGTCGTGTTAGACCAGTTTGTATGGCAGCTGTAACTACCATTTTAGGCGTAGCTCCATTGATCTCGGATGTGTTCTTCGAGTCTATGGCTGCGGTGGTGATGTTTGGTTTAGGTGTAGCAACCGTGCTTACTTTGCTAATCGTTCCGGTATTGTACGTTATCTTCTTTAACGTGAAGTATCGAGACTATAAAGAGTTTTAAAGCAATTAGATGTAACATAATAAAGAGTTGCCTTGGCAACTCTTTTTTTAACCGCACAATCCCATCACATATCTAACAAAGGGTTTTGCTTCTTCTAAATCAAAGTAACCATCTTTTTTGCGTGTTGTCCTTAGGTATTGATAAGTGGCAACAATCACCTTCATTACTTTTTCATTTTCTACACTTAAATCGTGTTGCTCTGCTGCCGCTAAAGTAAGTTCAACGGCTTTTTCAAGGGCTTCCATGTCAACCACTTCTGCTTTTCGGTATTGATAGCCTTCACCGGTAGCTAACCATTCTAGTGAACAGTTGGCTTTTTGCGCTATTTGATTAGCTTTAGACAAACTTGGCTCTGAGCCTTTTAGATACTTCCTGATTAAACTTTCGTTCAGCTCTACTTTTCGGGCAAAGCCACTAACACTTTGTTCACCCATTAATTCTTTTAGGCGGTTGGAGAAATCGTTCAATCGAATACCCTTGCTTGCTCGTACCAAAGTACGACAAAATTAGC
The Agarivorans aestuarii DNA segment above includes these coding regions:
- a CDS encoding helix-turn-helix domain-containing protein codes for the protein MNDFSNRLKELMGEQSVSGFARKVELNESLIRKYLKGSEPSLSKANQIAQKANCSLEWLATGEGYQYRKAEVVDMEALEKAVELTLAAAEQHDLSVENEKVMKVIVATYQYLRTTRKKDGYFDLEEAKPFVRYVMGLCG